TGTCGTCCCATCGCACGCGGGGTTCAACGGGGAACAACTTCCTGTGCGCTTTGTCACACCGGCACGGCGGCCGACTGCGTCCTTAGCGCAACAGTTGGCGGAGCGCCATGGCCATCGCCCAGGGGACTAGCGCCAGGAAGGCGAGGTCGAGCGCCAGCAGCAATTGCAGGGCGCTCAAGGGGCTTTCGCCCAGCGCCACGGCGCTCACCGCCCCCATGCCCAGGATGAGAATAGGAATAAATAACGGCAGGATCACGAAGGCCAGCAGCAGCCCACCGCGCCGCGCGCCCAGGGTGAGGGCCGCGCCCAGCCCGCCCAGCAGCGACAGGGCCGGCGTTACGGCCAGCAGCGCCAGCAGGAGAATCGGATAGAGGGCGGCGGGCAGGTTGAGCAGCAGGCCGAGGAGGGGGGCGGCCACCAGCAGCGGCAGGCCGGTCATCAGCCAATGGCTGATGACCTTGGCGAGCCCCACCAGTTCCAGGGACAAAGGCGACAGGGCCAGGCCGTCCAGGCTGCCATCCTCGAGATCTCCGGCGAACAGCCGGTCGAGGGAGAGGAGGGAGGCCAGGGCCGCCATCGCCATGACGATCCCGGCGGCGATCCGGGCCAGGAGCTGCGGTTCCGGTCCCAGGGCAAAGGGGAACAGGGCGCCCGCCGCCAGGAAAAACAGCACCACAACCAAGGCGTCGATTCCTTGACGGAAACCCAGACGCAAATCGCGGCGCAGAAGGGCAAAAAATGCGTTCATGCGGCGCCCCCCCCGCCGCCATTTCCAGGACCGGCCAATCCGGTCCCCAGCACCAGGGTCGTGATTTCGGGCAAGGCGAGATCGTCATGGCTCGAGATGATGGCGATGCCGCCCGCCGCCCGATGCCGGGTGATGAGGTCGAGGGCCAGTTTCTGGCCCGCGGCGTCGAGCGCCGTGCTGGGTTCGTCGAGCAGCCAGATCGGCACGGGTTTGAGCAGCAAACGCGCGAGGCCGAAGCGCCGCCTCTGCCCGGCCGAAAGATGCTGTGCCGGAAACGCGGCGCAGGGCCCGAGCCCAACCTTGGCCAAGGCCCTTTCGACCGGCACCGTCGCGCCGACCAGATCCGCCCAGAACTGCAAATTCTCCTGCACGAGCAATTGCGGCTTCAAGGCATCGAGATGCCCCAGATAGGCAAGGTCGCTGCGATAGCCGGCGCGATCGGTGCGCACATCCTGGCCGCGCCAGGTGAGCGACCCCGCTTCCGCCGGCAGCAGGCCCGCGAGCAGCCGCAGCAGGCTCGACTTGCCGCTGCCATTGGGCCCGCGCAGCAGCAGCGCCTGCCCCGCTTGCAGCGTAAAATTGAGATCGCGGAACAGCAACCGCTCCGCCCGCCGGCAGGCGAGGTCCTGGGCGATGAGTTTATGTGACGACGTCATCCCCGGGCTTGACCCCGGGATGACGGATAGATTTGAGACAGCTCTCTCATCTGCGCTTCCCCCGCGCGGACCATAGCAGATTCACGCCCCGGCGAGGGTCATGCCGTCGATGCGGAGCGTGGGCGCGTTGGTGCCGTATTTGAAGGTGAGGTCGTCGGCCGGCGTCACATGCTGGAAGATCTCTTTGAGATTGCCGGCCAGCGTCACTTCCGAGACCGGATAGGCAAGCTCGCCATTCTCGATCCAGAAGCCGGCCGCCCCCCGGCTGTAATCGCCGGTGACGCCATTGACGCCGGACCCGATCATCTCGGTCACATAGAGCCCCTGTTTGATTTCGCCGATCAGCTGCTGGCGGCTGATCTTGCCAGCCGCCATATGCACGTTGCTGGGGGCCGGCGAGGGCGGGCTCGACGTCCCGCGCGAGGCATGGCCGTTCGACACCAACCCCAATTGCCGCGCGGACCGGCAATCGAGCAGCCACATGGTGAGGCGGCCATTGTCGATGAGCTTGGCCATCACCGTCGGCAATCCCTCGCCGTCGAAGGGGCGCGAACGGAGGCCCCGGTGGCGATGCGGATCGTCGATGATGTCGATGCCGGCCGAGAAGATATCCTTGCCGAGGCTGTCTTTCAGGAACGAGGTACCGCGCGCGATGCCGGCCCCGTTGATGGCGCCGACCAGATGGCCGACGATGGAATTGCTGATCCGGGGATCGAACACGACGGGCACCACCGCCGTCTTGGCCTTGCGCGGGTTGAGCCGCCGCACGGCGCGTTCGCCCGCCGATTTCCCGAGCGTCACCGGATCCTCGAGATCGGCAAGATAGACGGTCGAGCTGTAATCGTAATCGCGCTCCATGCCGGTGCCCTCGCCGGCCAGCACCGAGACGGAGAGGCCGAAATGGCTGCTGGAATAGGCGCCCTGGAATCCGTTGCTGGCGGCGATGGCGACATCGGATCGGCCGTAGCCCGCCTCCGCCCCTTCGGAATTGGTAACACCCTTCACGCTGCGCGCCGCGTCCTCGGCCGCGCGCACCATTTCGGTGAGCTGGGCTTCCGAGGGATCGGTGTCGTCGCACATGTCGAGGGTCGGCCAGCTCTTCGCCAATTGGCTGGAATCGGCGAGGCCGCAATGCGGGTCTTCCGGCACCGCCTTCGCCATGGCGACGGCGCGGGCAGTGAGCTCGGCCAATGAGCCGGGCGTGAAGTCGCTGGTCGAGACGATCGCCTGACGCTTGCCCACGAAGACACGCAGGCCCAGATCCTGGCTCTCCGCCCGCTCCAGCTTCTCCTTGGCGCCCAGGCGCTCGCCCAGCGACAGGGAAATGCTGCGGCCGATCAGGGCATCGGCGGAATCGGCGCCGGCGGCCTTGGCCTTGGTGAGCACGGTCTCGAGAAGGGCAAGCTGATCGGAACTGGACATGCGGTCTTTCACGGATGGGGGAAGAGGCGGGATCCCATAGATGGCCCTCGCCTCAAGGTTCCGCAAGCTGGGACAAACGCGCGCAAAAGACAAGCCCTCCCCCGGCTCATCGTTCCCAAAGGCGCCCGAATCCACCTATGATCGCCGACAGGGTTAAAGGGGGGCGGGCACTTTCATGAACAGGCATCCCGGCGCGGGTGGTGACGGGACCTCGGAACGGTTGTTCCCGGTCAGCATCTCCGTGCTGATCTTCGCTTTCGCGGCAGCCCTCATCGTGCTGTTCGCCTTGGCCATGCTCTATGTCGGCATGCGCTCCTCGGACGAGGCCGACCGGCGCGCCTATGAGAGCGATCTCGAGCTGTTCGACAACACGCTCAACAACCGCTTTGCCCTGCTGGCGCGCGACCAGTACTCCTTCGCCGGTTGGAACCGGCATCTGGCACCGGATGCCCAAGGGGTGGGCGCATCTGCTGGCGGCAATCTGCTCGACCGCATGGCAGGCGCGCTCTGGTACCCGTTCGGCCATGACCGCACCCTCCTCATCAACCCGGATGGCAGCCTGCGCGCCTATGCCGGCAAGGACGCTGTCGGCAGTGCGCCGGCGGGTCTCGATCGCGATCCCGAACTCAGACAGCTCATCGCCCAAACCCAGGCCGCGACCCAGGCCGCCTTGCGCGACGCCGCCGGGGACGCGGCCAGCGATGTCTTCACCGCCTCCTTCCAGACCATCGAGGGCGAACCCGCTCTGCTCAGCGCCATGGCACTGCCCGATGCGACACCCGATGCGCAGGGCCGACCCGCCATTCTCATCGCCGTCAAATTCATCGATGGCGACCTTCTTGAGTATCTCAACGCGCAGCTCGCCTTCAACGCGCTGCATTTCAACACCAACCCGCCGGCCGATCTGCCGACGACGCACAAGATGCTGACCTCGCTCTCCGGAGGGAAGCTCGGCGCCTTCATCTGGGCCGACAATGATCCGGGAGCCGAGATCTGGTCCGTGGTCTGGCCTCTCATCGTCGTGATCGGCCTGGTGATGGCGGTGGCGGCGCTCCTCATCGCGCGCAAGCTCGGCGGCATGACCAACATCGTCGAGCACAGCGAACGCCGCACACGCTACATGGCGCGCCACGATCCGCTGACCGGTCTCGCCAACCGCCTCGCTTTCGGCGAGGCGCTGATGGCCGCCGTCGATGGCAGCGCCAACAAGCCCTTCGCCGTCATCGCCTGCGACCTCGACCGCTTCAAGGCGGTCAACGACACCTATGGCCATGCCGCCGGCGACACGGTCATCCGCGAGGTGGCGGCGCGCATGGCATCCACCGTGGGCAATGCCGGCCTCGTCAGCCGCACCGGCGGTGACGAGTTCATCATCCTCATGCAGCAGGATACCGACCCGTCGCGGCTGGCCGATCTCGGCCGGCGCCTGATCGCCGCCGTCACCGCGCCGATCGCCCTGGGCGAGGGAAAGGTGACCGATGTCGGCGTCAGCCTCGGCATCGCGCCGGCGCCCGGCTGCGGGCAAACGGCCGCCGCCATCATGCGCGCGGCCGACGAAGCGCTCTACGAGGCGAAGGCCACCGGGCGCGGCCGCCTGGTCTTCGCCGGCGACCGCCTGCTGCGCCAGGAGCCAACCGGGGATGTCCCCGCACCGGGCGCGGCGGCGCTGATGTAACCAGCCATCGCTTGTTCGCCGACCGCCGGCCACCTAAGCTGCCGCGTCCGTCACCTTTGGAGTCGATGATGAAATTCGGGAATGCCGGCCGTACCGCCGGGCTGTTTGCCGTCATGGCAGTGCTCTTCCACCTCTTGCCCGCAACGGTGCCCGCCGCCCGGGCCGAGATCGCTGTGGGCGCCACGGTCGGTGGCTTCGTGCGCGTGGCCGGCGCCGTCTCCGGCAACCTGCCCGACCAGGCACCTGCCAGCAAGGCGGCGAAATCGCCGGCCTTCTTCGGCGAGAACGTCACCACCGGCGACGCCAGCAGCGCCACGATCGGCTTCATCGATCATTCGCACCTGCTGCTCAGCGAGCGCGCCACCATCACCATCGACACCATGGTGTTCAATCCGAAGACCGGCGTCGAGGAAGCGGTCTACACCTTGACCCAGGGCGCCGCGCGCTTCATCTCCGGCGCGATCAAGGGCGATTCCCTGCGTATCGAAACGCCCACCGCCACCCTGGTCATCCGCGGCACCAATGTGAAGATGCGCGTCCGCGAGGATGGCAGCACGCTGGTCTCGGTCAACACCGGCGAGGTCGAGATCAATGCCCGCAGCGGCGGCGACAGCGTCCGCCTGCGCGCGGGGCAAAGCGCCAATGTCGACCGCGGCGGCGTCGGCGATGTCGGCGAGAACGAGGTCGAAGTTGACGATGCCACCATCGATGATCCGGCACTCGATGGCGAGCCGGATCTGCCCGATGCCGATCTTGCCGATCTCGGCTTCTCCGACGAGGACATCGCCGCCATCGACGCGGCGCTGGCCGAAGCGGAGGCTGAAGCTGAAGCGGAGGCTGAAGCCGAAGCTGAGGCCGAGGCGGAGAGTGAGGGCGAGGCGGATGCCGATTCCGGCGACAGCGACGGTGGCGACGGTGGTGACGGCGGCGGCGATGGTGGCGGTGGTGACTGATTCCGCACCCCATCGCGCCCACCTGATCCGCTGAGGTGGGCATGCACAGCGACGCCATCACCGATATCCTGATCGTGCTCATGGCGGCGCTGGTGCTGGTGCCCTTTCTGCACCGGGCCGGCATCTCCTCGGTGCTAGGCTATCTCGCTGTCGGCATGATCATCGGCCCCTCCGGCCTCCAGGCGATCAAGGATCCGGAGGAGGCGGCCTGGCTTGCCGAGCTCGGCGTCGTCTTCATGCTGTTCGCGATCGGCCTCGAACTGCCGCTCGAACGCTTGAAGACCATGCGCTATTACGTCTTCGGCCTGGGCGGCGCGCAGATGGGCGTCACCCTGCTGGTGATCGGCGGGACCGCCCTGCTGCTGGGGGCGGAACCTTCGGCCGCCATCGTCATCGGCGGCATCCTCGCCTTGTCCTCGACGGCCACTGTGCTGAAACTGCTGCTCGACCGCGGCGAGGCGGCGGCGCGCTTCGGCCGCATCGCGGTCGCTGTGCTGCTGTTCCAGGATCTCGCCGTGGTGCCGATGCTGGCGCTCATCCCGCTGCTCGGTGCCGAGGGCGGCAGCCTGTGGTTCGCCCTGGGCCTTGCCGCCGTCAAGGCAACATTGGCGCTGGGCATCATCATGCTGGCCGGCCGCTTCCTCATTCGCCCGCTGTTCCGCCAGATCGCGGCCACCGGCAATTCAGAACTCTTCACCGCCGCCAGCCTGTTCATCCTGTTGGGGCTGGGCTGGGTCACCCGTGAAGCCGGCATGTCGATGGGCCTTGGCGCGTTCCTGGCCGGCATGTTGCTCGCCGGGACGCCCTACCGCCACCAGATCGAGGCCGACATCCAGCCCTTCCGCGGCCTGCTGATCGGCCTGTTCTTCGTTACCGTCGGCATGACCTTCGATCTTGCCGCGGTGGCGGCGAACATCCTCGCCATCCTCGGCATTACGCTCATCTTCGTGCTGATCAAGATCCTGCTCACCGCCCTGGTCGCGCGCGCCTTCGGCCTCAAGATCGACACCGCCTTGCGCGCCGCCCTGATCCTCGCCCAGGGCAGCGAGTTCGGTTTCGTCCTCACCAGCCTTGCCGGCAATCACGGCATTCTGCCGGCCGGCACGATCCTCAATCTCAATGCCGCGATCGTGCTCAGCATCGCACTGACACCCTTCCTAGCCACGCTCGGCAGATATGCGGCGACCCGGATCCGCGACCGCCGCGGGCGACGCGCGAGTTCGCTCGCCGACGAATCCGAGCATCTTGCCGAACATGTGCTGGTGGCGGGCTTTGGCCGCGTCGGCCAGGCCATCTGCCGGCTGCTCGACAATGCCGAGATCGGCTATGTCGTGCTCGACCTCGACGTCCAGCGCGTGATCCGCGCCCGCGCCCGCGGCCTGCCGGTCTATTTCGGTGATGCCGGCCGCATCGACGTGCTGCGCGCCGCCGGTGCCGACCGCGCCTCGCTCGCGGTCATCGCCATCGACAGCCCGGTCATGGCCGAACGCATGGCGGCAGCGCTCCATGAAATCGTGCCAGACCTCGTCATCGTCGCCCGCGCCTGGGACGCCGGCCACGCCAAGCGCCTCGCTCAACTCGGCGTCAACGAAGCCATTCCGGAAG
This Rhodospirillaceae bacterium DNA region includes the following protein-coding sequences:
- the ccmB gene encoding heme exporter protein CcmB, with the protein product MNAFFALLRRDLRLGFRQGIDALVVVLFFLAAGALFPFALGPEPQLLARIAAGIVMAMAALASLLSLDRLFAGDLEDGSLDGLALSPLSLELVGLAKVISHWLMTGLPLLVAAPLLGLLLNLPAALYPILLLALLAVTPALSLLGGLGAALTLGARRGGLLLAFVILPLFIPILILGMGAVSAVALGESPLSALQLLLALDLAFLALVPWAMAMALRQLLR
- the ccmA gene encoding heme ABC exporter ATP-binding protein CcmA, which translates into the protein MTSSHKLIAQDLACRRAERLLFRDLNFTLQAGQALLLRGPNGSGKSSLLRLLAGLLPAEAGSLTWRGQDVRTDRAGYRSDLAYLGHLDALKPQLLVQENLQFWADLVGATVPVERALAKVGLGPCAAFPAQHLSAGQRRRFGLARLLLKPVPIWLLDEPSTALDAAGQKLALDLITRHRAAGGIAIISSHDDLALPEITTLVLGTGLAGPGNGGGGGAA
- a CDS encoding TldD/PmbA family protein yields the protein MSSSDQLALLETVLTKAKAAGADSADALIGRSISLSLGERLGAKEKLERAESQDLGLRVFVGKRQAIVSTSDFTPGSLAELTARAVAMAKAVPEDPHCGLADSSQLAKSWPTLDMCDDTDPSEAQLTEMVRAAEDAARSVKGVTNSEGAEAGYGRSDVAIAASNGFQGAYSSSHFGLSVSVLAGEGTGMERDYDYSSTVYLADLEDPVTLGKSAGERAVRRLNPRKAKTAVVPVVFDPRISNSIVGHLVGAINGAGIARGTSFLKDSLGKDIFSAGIDIIDDPHRHRGLRSRPFDGEGLPTVMAKLIDNGRLTMWLLDCRSARQLGLVSNGHASRGTSSPPSPAPSNVHMAAGKISRQQLIGEIKQGLYVTEMIGSGVNGVTGDYSRGAAGFWIENGELAYPVSEVTLAGNLKEIFQHVTPADDLTFKYGTNAPTLRIDGMTLAGA
- a CDS encoding diguanylate cyclase, whose translation is MNRHPGAGGDGTSERLFPVSISVLIFAFAAALIVLFALAMLYVGMRSSDEADRRAYESDLELFDNTLNNRFALLARDQYSFAGWNRHLAPDAQGVGASAGGNLLDRMAGALWYPFGHDRTLLINPDGSLRAYAGKDAVGSAPAGLDRDPELRQLIAQTQAATQAALRDAAGDAASDVFTASFQTIEGEPALLSAMALPDATPDAQGRPAILIAVKFIDGDLLEYLNAQLAFNALHFNTNPPADLPTTHKMLTSLSGGKLGAFIWADNDPGAEIWSVVWPLIVVIGLVMAVAALLIARKLGGMTNIVEHSERRTRYMARHDPLTGLANRLAFGEALMAAVDGSANKPFAVIACDLDRFKAVNDTYGHAAGDTVIREVAARMASTVGNAGLVSRTGGDEFIILMQQDTDPSRLADLGRRLIAAVTAPIALGEGKVTDVGVSLGIAPAPGCGQTAAAIMRAADEALYEAKATGRGRLVFAGDRLLRQEPTGDVPAPGAAALM
- a CDS encoding FecR domain-containing protein, which gives rise to MKFGNAGRTAGLFAVMAVLFHLLPATVPAARAEIAVGATVGGFVRVAGAVSGNLPDQAPASKAAKSPAFFGENVTTGDASSATIGFIDHSHLLLSERATITIDTMVFNPKTGVEEAVYTLTQGAARFISGAIKGDSLRIETPTATLVIRGTNVKMRVREDGSTLVSVNTGEVEINARSGGDSVRLRAGQSANVDRGGVGDVGENEVEVDDATIDDPALDGEPDLPDADLADLGFSDEDIAAIDAALAEAEAEAEAEAEAEAEAEAESEGEADADSGDSDGGDGGDGGGDGGGGD
- a CDS encoding cation:proton antiporter, producing MHSDAITDILIVLMAALVLVPFLHRAGISSVLGYLAVGMIIGPSGLQAIKDPEEAAWLAELGVVFMLFAIGLELPLERLKTMRYYVFGLGGAQMGVTLLVIGGTALLLGAEPSAAIVIGGILALSSTATVLKLLLDRGEAAARFGRIAVAVLLFQDLAVVPMLALIPLLGAEGGSLWFALGLAAVKATLALGIIMLAGRFLIRPLFRQIAATGNSELFTAASLFILLGLGWVTREAGMSMGLGAFLAGMLLAGTPYRHQIEADIQPFRGLLIGLFFVTVGMTFDLAAVAANILAILGITLIFVLIKILLTALVARAFGLKIDTALRAALILAQGSEFGFVLTSLAGNHGILPAGTILNLNAAIVLSIALTPFLATLGRYAATRIRDRRGRRASSLADESEHLAEHVLVAGFGRVGQAICRLLDNAEIGYVVLDLDVQRVIRARARGLPVYFGDAGRIDVLRAAGADRASLAVIAIDSPVMAERMAAALHEIVPDLVIVARAWDAGHAKRLAQLGVNEAIPEDIEIGLGLGSAMLRRLGRDQTDVANYLAAFRAELQTYGSAEPDKTTERITKD